Proteins encoded together in one Acidimicrobiales bacterium window:
- a CDS encoding glycosyltransferase — protein sequence MSEPSAPGGQPTTPGGALGRDLRHGVRRLPGVLLPRGSWQRRLGGLAGAAVNEARSATVRLKEHWNLPRPGEERPPPPYAEWCSTHDASPQALDAQRDAARRARSPLRFRVVVLDTGDGGRAATVRSLVRQSWGHWAATVVSSSGHDADLGTTDPRVSAWSVPAAGLPAQLAQVDGILARHDADDVHGGRAAAGEFVIFLAAGDVLAPDCLSEVATAVAQDPLLDLVYWDDDLLAGPRRRRAPRFRPSWSPDTLLGANFAGWSFAVRRARLAAAGGLRAGFGEAALWDLLLRSELTETSAFRLPRVLAHLGRRRDGVTDAGVRAVSERLAATGVAARAEAAGDGVRLRWELGRWPKASIVIPTRHNRPLLSRCLSSIATTSYGEFEVVVIDNGERTADNEAWYRDRFPELDLTVEWWDRPFNYSAVNNHAARLATGEVLVFLNDDTEVLDPDWLRELVGWAQQPGIGTAGLQLLDGDGRIQFAGTIVGLGGFADHVFQGMEPGSDSLLGPTGWYRNVLAVTGACLGVRRDLFESVGGFDERFVLCGSDVALGLDLRLTGLRSVCSPFSPVRHLESATRGDEIPPDDFFMSYWRYQAWLFGGDPYFSPNLSLTSREPALRRPTDSTAPDLISGPLQRTFQVFRQRSDAQEAVGYARDCRASRRDVAATRALHEANRAPFEPETVNWFIPELDSPFYGGINTAFRIADHLAREHGVVNRFVVWGRGPERFVRSAINAAFPAIAGSPIVFHDTWLPESFEAIPEADVSIATLWLTAYQLTRFQGTRRKFYLIQDFEPVFYPAGTMYALAEETYRLGLYGLCNTEVLQRVYEHEYGGTGHHFLPAVDPTVFHAEGRAERRDDEPVTVFVYARAGHWRNCWELMSVALQELKERLGDGVRIVAAGSWATPEGGDLDTVVKHVGLLDYRATGPLYRTCDVGLALTVSKHPSYLPLELMACGVPVVAFDSPDFSWLLRDEENCLLVERTVDGVADALERLVLDPGLRHRLAAQGLADISANHGSWDKALSGVYRFLCDPEGVG from the coding sequence GTGAGCGAGCCGAGCGCCCCAGGCGGCCAGCCCACGACGCCCGGCGGGGCCCTCGGCCGCGACCTGAGGCACGGTGTGCGCCGGCTCCCCGGCGTGCTCCTGCCCCGCGGCAGCTGGCAGCGGCGCCTCGGCGGGCTGGCCGGCGCGGCCGTGAACGAGGCGCGCTCTGCCACCGTTCGCCTCAAGGAGCACTGGAACCTTCCGAGGCCCGGCGAGGAGCGTCCGCCACCTCCTTACGCGGAGTGGTGCTCGACGCACGACGCATCGCCGCAGGCCCTCGACGCCCAGCGGGACGCGGCGCGCCGGGCACGCAGTCCGCTCCGCTTCCGCGTCGTCGTCCTCGACACCGGGGACGGCGGGAGGGCGGCGACCGTGCGGTCGCTCGTCCGCCAGTCGTGGGGCCACTGGGCCGCCACGGTGGTCTCCTCGTCCGGTCACGACGCCGACCTCGGGACGACCGACCCGCGGGTGTCGGCCTGGAGCGTGCCCGCCGCGGGACTGCCGGCCCAGCTGGCGCAGGTGGACGGAATCCTGGCGCGCCACGACGCCGACGACGTGCACGGCGGCCGCGCCGCGGCGGGCGAGTTCGTGATCTTCCTGGCCGCCGGCGACGTGCTGGCGCCCGACTGCCTCTCCGAGGTGGCGACGGCGGTGGCCCAGGACCCCCTTCTCGACCTCGTCTACTGGGACGACGACCTCCTCGCCGGGCCCCGCCGCCGCCGGGCTCCACGGTTCCGCCCCTCGTGGTCGCCGGACACGCTCCTCGGCGCCAACTTCGCCGGTTGGTCGTTCGCCGTGCGGCGCGCGCGCCTCGCCGCCGCCGGGGGGCTCCGGGCCGGCTTCGGCGAGGCCGCCCTGTGGGACCTGCTCTTGCGCAGCGAGCTCACCGAGACGAGCGCGTTCCGGCTGCCGCGAGTGCTGGCGCATCTCGGGCGCCGCCGCGACGGCGTGACCGACGCCGGTGTGCGGGCCGTCTCCGAGCGGCTGGCGGCAACCGGCGTGGCGGCCCGGGCGGAGGCGGCCGGCGACGGTGTCCGGCTGCGCTGGGAGCTCGGGCGCTGGCCCAAGGCTTCGATCGTCATCCCCACCCGGCACAACCGGCCACTGCTCAGCCGGTGCCTGTCGAGCATCGCCACGACGTCGTACGGCGAGTTCGAGGTCGTCGTCATCGACAACGGCGAACGCACGGCGGACAACGAGGCGTGGTACCGGGACCGCTTCCCGGAGCTCGACCTCACGGTGGAGTGGTGGGACCGGCCGTTCAACTACTCGGCGGTGAACAACCATGCGGCCAGGCTGGCCACCGGCGAGGTGCTGGTGTTCTTGAACGACGACACCGAGGTGCTCGACCCCGACTGGCTGCGGGAGCTGGTCGGTTGGGCCCAGCAGCCGGGCATCGGCACCGCCGGGCTCCAACTGCTCGACGGCGACGGTCGCATCCAGTTCGCCGGCACGATCGTGGGCCTGGGCGGCTTCGCCGACCACGTCTTCCAGGGGATGGAGCCGGGCTCGGACAGCCTCCTCGGGCCCACCGGCTGGTACCGGAACGTCCTCGCCGTGACCGGGGCGTGCCTGGGCGTCCGCCGTGACCTCTTCGAGTCCGTGGGCGGGTTCGACGAGCGCTTCGTGCTCTGCGGCAGCGACGTGGCCCTCGGGCTCGACCTGCGGCTGACCGGGCTGCGCAGCGTGTGCAGCCCCTTCTCGCCGGTCCGCCACCTCGAGTCGGCCACGCGAGGCGACGAGATCCCGCCCGACGACTTCTTCATGAGCTACTGGCGCTACCAGGCATGGTTGTTCGGCGGCGATCCGTACTTCTCGCCGAACCTGTCCCTCACGTCGCGCGAGCCGGCCCTGCGCCGTCCCACCGACAGCACGGCGCCCGATCTCATCTCCGGACCCCTCCAGCGCACCTTCCAGGTCTTCCGGCAGCGCAGCGACGCCCAGGAGGCGGTCGGCTACGCACGCGACTGCCGGGCCAGCCGCCGCGACGTGGCCGCCACCCGTGCGCTGCACGAGGCCAACCGGGCACCGTTCGAGCCGGAGACGGTCAACTGGTTCATCCCCGAGCTCGACAGCCCGTTCTACGGCGGCATCAACACGGCGTTCCGCATCGCCGACCACCTGGCTCGCGAGCACGGTGTCGTGAATCGCTTCGTGGTGTGGGGACGGGGGCCGGAGCGGTTCGTCCGCTCCGCCATCAACGCCGCCTTCCCGGCCATCGCCGGCTCGCCGATCGTCTTCCACGACACGTGGCTCCCGGAGTCGTTCGAGGCGATCCCCGAGGCCGACGTGTCCATCGCCACGCTGTGGCTTACGGCCTACCAGCTCACCCGGTTCCAGGGGACGCGCCGGAAGTTCTACCTGATCCAGGACTTCGAGCCGGTGTTCTACCCGGCCGGCACGATGTACGCGCTGGCCGAGGAGACCTACCGCCTCGGCCTCTACGGGCTGTGCAACACCGAGGTGCTCCAGCGGGTGTACGAGCACGAGTACGGCGGGACCGGCCACCACTTCCTGCCCGCCGTGGACCCCACCGTCTTCCACGCCGAGGGGCGGGCCGAGCGGCGCGACGACGAGCCGGTGACCGTGTTCGTGTACGCCCGCGCCGGCCACTGGCGCAACTGCTGGGAGCTGATGTCGGTGGCGCTCCAGGAGCTGAAGGAGCGGCTCGGCGACGGCGTCCGCATCGTGGCCGCCGGGTCATGGGCCACGCCCGAAGGCGGTGACCTGGACACGGTGGTGAAGCACGTGGGCCTCCTCGACTACCGGGCCACCGGCCCGCTCTACAGAACGTGCGACGTGGGACTGGCCCTCACCGTTTCGAAGCACCCCTCGTACCTGCCGCTGGAGCTGATGGCGTGCGGCGTGCCGGTCGTCGCCTTCGACAGCCCCGACTTCTCCTGGCTCCTGCGAGACGAGGAGAACTGTCTGCTGGTCGAGCGCACGGTCGACGGGGTGGCCGACGCCCTGGAGCGGCTCGTGCTCGACCCGGGTCTCCGCCACCGCCTGGCCGCCCAGGGCCTGGCCGACATCAGCGCCAACCACGGCAGCTGGGACAAGGCCCTGTCGGGGGTCTACCGGTTCCTGTGCGACCCGGAAGGGGTCGGCTGA
- a CDS encoding glycosyltransferase: MAKRRRIVVATSEPLTARMAGPAIRAWHMAEVLEGEHDVELVTTEACDRHHPRFPVRRVSAGELRDLDRWCDVLVFQGGLLHDHPFLLQSETTLVADVYDPFHLENLEQTKGWPSSERDATIRHLTDVLNEQLQRGDFFLCASERQRDFWLGSLAALGRVNATTYDDDETLRSLLAVSPFGLPSTPPRRTGPAMRGVVPGIGPEDKVILWAGGVYNWFDPLTLVRAVDRLRHRLPEVRLFFLGLQHPNPNVPPMRMATELRRLAEELGLVGTHVFFNEGWVAYETRADFLLEADVGVSTHLDHVETAYSFRSRILDYLWAGLPIVATAGDAFADLIAAERLGAAVPPGDDTALEAALWQVLGDDDAARSCRLNVARVAPNFVWEQALAPLLAFCRDPRRAPDLVVDDRPNSPFSPMADGVWRIVTDARREGATSVLRRAAGMVRDRNRTT; the protein is encoded by the coding sequence ATGGCCAAGCGCCGCCGCATCGTGGTGGCCACCAGCGAGCCGCTCACCGCCCGCATGGCCGGCCCGGCCATCCGGGCCTGGCACATGGCGGAGGTGCTGGAGGGCGAGCACGACGTGGAGCTGGTCACCACCGAGGCGTGCGACCGCCACCATCCCCGCTTCCCCGTGCGCCGGGTGTCGGCGGGCGAGCTGCGCGACCTCGACCGGTGGTGCGACGTCCTGGTCTTCCAGGGCGGCCTGCTGCACGACCACCCGTTCCTGCTCCAGTCGGAGACCACCCTGGTGGCCGACGTGTACGACCCGTTCCACCTGGAGAACCTGGAGCAGACCAAGGGCTGGCCGTCGTCCGAACGGGATGCGACCATCCGGCATCTCACCGACGTCCTGAACGAGCAGCTCCAGCGGGGCGACTTCTTCCTGTGCGCCAGCGAGCGGCAGCGCGATTTCTGGCTCGGGAGCCTCGCCGCCTTGGGCCGCGTCAACGCCACCACGTACGACGACGACGAGACCCTGCGCTCGCTGCTCGCCGTGAGCCCGTTCGGGCTGCCGTCCACGCCTCCGCGGCGCACGGGGCCGGCCATGCGCGGCGTCGTCCCCGGCATCGGGCCGGAGGACAAGGTGATCCTGTGGGCGGGTGGGGTCTACAACTGGTTCGACCCGCTGACCCTCGTGCGCGCCGTCGACCGCCTCCGCCATCGCCTGCCCGAGGTCCGCCTCTTCTTCCTGGGGCTCCAGCACCCGAACCCCAACGTGCCCCCCATGCGGATGGCCACCGAGCTGCGCCGGCTGGCCGAGGAGCTGGGCCTCGTGGGGACGCACGTCTTCTTCAACGAGGGATGGGTCGCGTACGAGACGCGCGCCGACTTCCTGCTCGAGGCCGACGTCGGCGTGAGCACCCACCTCGACCACGTGGAGACGGCGTACTCGTTCCGCAGCCGGATCCTCGACTACCTGTGGGCGGGCCTGCCCATCGTGGCCACCGCCGGCGACGCCTTCGCCGACCTCATCGCCGCCGAGCGGCTCGGGGCCGCCGTCCCGCCGGGCGACGACACCGCGCTCGAAGCGGCGCTGTGGCAGGTGCTCGGCGACGACGACGCGGCCCGGTCCTGCCGCCTCAACGTGGCCCGCGTGGCGCCGAACTTCGTGTGGGAGCAGGCGTTGGCTCCCCTGCTCGCGTTCTGCCGCGACCCCCGCCGAGCCCCCGATCTGGTGGTCGACGACCGCCCCAACTCCCCGTTCTCGCCGATGGCCGACGGCGTGTGGCGGATCGTCACCGACGCCCGCCGGGAAGGTGCCACGAGCGTCCTGCGGCGGGCCGCCGGCATGGTTCGGGACCGCAACCGGACCACCTGA
- a CDS encoding glycosyltransferase: MSAPATGHVPAATVVVVVRPSDPSPQASLDAVLAAVPEWAEVVVVANGAGPPGLLEPIGRPGVRIVRLVTALPFAAAAGRGAAAAAGRALCFVAPGASVTPGWLPPLLSALEAPSVGCAVPMVVDREGRVVEAGWVVDHDDGLVPWGADEADGDATGHLFPRSTGGGSRGCICVDRADFAATGGFDPVVDDAVAAGVDLADRLRTADLETVYEPASRVVVDGPHVAGARQPRRSPAARDARCPDRILVLAAGVPSPAVAGADRRAAQLVGDLAAIVPDGRVTVLALEGDPSSPSVRRLLRDGIEVVTGAQDWPSWFGRRSFLYTHVLLTDLRSVARFDPLLRETQPQAMRILSLPSLPFGHAAGRPDDDASGDAPGRAYVDQRLHDQVVTAAASVHAAWWATARERAWVRGIAPGLTGAVIPTAAEPGGTHSFDERAGYVVLATPGADVVAGHEGAALHAARHVLPALVARDPTTFLRVVVDDPSPALQLVVGPHLELVDAGDDPARWFRRSRVGLALYPEGSGAADAIALALDAGTPFVGFHDALVDHDLGRLRGLAGVGGTTSAVLRAGELHARPGAWAELHAAMAELSQGLRSRATARLKLVRACADVGIRPPAGMALEEPARLDRGDGDQAPVRPRRVARPGSAWKAAPPAPDGPAPDLARVPTGAGPDENEQYRRWCAVYGPTPTRLARLARRLERLDRRPTLSIVMPVFDTEPAWLDDAIRSVRDQVYGNWELCIGDDGSTKQATLDVLDRHAGEDARIRTIHLPVRQGISAASNAALSLATGDLVGFLDHDDELKPHALGEIALALDDQPDLDMVYTDEDKREPDGRLVDPFFKPDWSPDQLMSQNYVCHLLAVRRSVLQKLGGLRSEYDGSQDYDLVLRVAELTSRIGHVPEPLYTWRKVPGSTAGAADAKPWALDAGRRALLDALARRRRPGQVEPGLHPTTYRVRYAVVGQPRVSILVPTRDKVDMLRGCIDSVVERSTYTNYEFVVVDNQSAEPDTLAYLRGFAGRVVPYPFPFNYARMMNLAASEARGDLLLFLNNDTQVITPDWLEAMIEHAQRPEVGIVGPRLLYPDGNPQHEGTIVGHKGGHAGNVDHGGYHGLGEMVRNCSAVTGACMMIRPSLYWRLGGHEERLRIAWNDVDLCLRVRQAGHEVVYTPFAQLFHVEGGTRGYHAHVVDDDFFEARWVTHKCLDPYYNANLERLHPFRIRS; this comes from the coding sequence GTGAGCGCTCCGGCGACCGGTCACGTGCCGGCCGCCACGGTCGTCGTGGTCGTCCGACCCTCGGACCCGTCACCGCAGGCCTCGCTCGACGCCGTGCTCGCCGCGGTACCGGAGTGGGCCGAGGTCGTCGTCGTCGCCAACGGCGCGGGGCCGCCCGGCCTCCTGGAGCCGATCGGCCGCCCCGGTGTGCGGATCGTCCGCCTGGTCACCGCCCTCCCGTTCGCCGCCGCCGCCGGCCGAGGCGCCGCCGCCGCCGCCGGTCGGGCGCTGTGCTTCGTCGCACCCGGCGCCTCCGTGACCCCGGGATGGCTTCCGCCGCTGCTGAGCGCCCTGGAGGCGCCGTCGGTGGGATGCGCCGTCCCGATGGTGGTGGACCGGGAGGGTCGAGTCGTCGAGGCGGGCTGGGTCGTCGATCACGACGACGGCCTCGTCCCCTGGGGCGCGGACGAGGCCGACGGCGACGCGACCGGGCACCTCTTCCCCCGCAGCACCGGCGGAGGGTCGCGCGGTTGCATCTGCGTGGACAGGGCCGACTTCGCCGCGACCGGCGGGTTCGACCCGGTCGTCGACGACGCCGTCGCGGCGGGCGTCGACCTGGCCGACCGCCTCCGCACGGCCGACCTGGAGACGGTCTACGAGCCCGCGTCCCGGGTGGTCGTCGATGGGCCCCACGTCGCCGGCGCCCGGCAGCCCCGCCGGAGCCCGGCGGCGCGCGACGCCCGCTGCCCCGACAGGATCCTCGTGCTGGCGGCGGGCGTCCCCTCGCCGGCCGTGGCCGGCGCCGACCGGCGGGCGGCCCAGTTGGTCGGTGACCTGGCCGCCATCGTCCCGGACGGTCGGGTGACGGTGCTGGCCCTCGAGGGGGACCCGTCGTCGCCCTCGGTCCGTCGCCTGCTGCGCGACGGGATCGAGGTCGTCACCGGCGCTCAGGACTGGCCCTCGTGGTTCGGGCGCCGGTCCTTCCTGTACACCCATGTCCTGCTCACCGATCTCCGGAGCGTGGCCCGCTTCGACCCGCTGTTGCGGGAGACCCAGCCCCAGGCCATGCGGATCCTGTCGCTTCCGTCGCTGCCGTTCGGCCACGCGGCGGGACGGCCCGACGACGACGCCTCCGGGGACGCGCCCGGTCGCGCCTACGTGGACCAACGGCTCCACGACCAGGTGGTCACGGCCGCCGCGTCGGTGCACGCCGCATGGTGGGCCACGGCGCGGGAGCGGGCGTGGGTGCGGGGCATCGCCCCGGGCCTCACCGGTGCCGTCATCCCCACGGCGGCCGAGCCGGGGGGGACCCATTCGTTCGACGAGCGGGCCGGATACGTCGTGCTGGCCACGCCGGGAGCCGACGTGGTCGCCGGTCACGAGGGTGCCGCCCTGCACGCGGCGAGGCACGTCCTCCCTGCCCTGGTCGCGCGCGACCCGACCACCTTCCTACGCGTGGTCGTGGACGATCCGTCGCCGGCCCTGCAGCTGGTGGTCGGGCCGCACCTGGAGCTGGTCGACGCCGGCGACGACCCGGCCCGCTGGTTCCGGCGGTCCAGGGTGGGTCTGGCCCTGTACCCGGAAGGCAGTGGGGCCGCCGATGCCATCGCCCTGGCCCTCGACGCGGGCACCCCCTTCGTCGGCTTTCACGACGCCCTGGTCGATCACGACCTCGGCCGCCTGCGGGGCCTGGCCGGCGTCGGCGGCACCACGTCCGCCGTCCTGCGAGCAGGGGAGCTGCACGCCCGCCCCGGCGCGTGGGCCGAGCTGCACGCGGCGATGGCCGAGCTCTCGCAGGGCCTGCGCTCCCGGGCGACGGCCCGCCTGAAGCTCGTCCGCGCCTGCGCGGACGTCGGGATCCGGCCGCCGGCCGGCATGGCGCTGGAGGAGCCCGCACGGCTGGACCGGGGCGACGGCGACCAGGCACCGGTGCGGCCCCGGCGGGTGGCCCGGCCGGGGTCGGCGTGGAAGGCGGCGCCCCCTGCGCCCGACGGCCCCGCACCCGATCTCGCCCGGGTGCCGACCGGTGCCGGGCCGGACGAGAACGAGCAGTACCGCCGGTGGTGCGCCGTCTACGGCCCCACGCCCACCCGCCTGGCCCGCCTCGCACGGCGACTGGAACGGCTGGACCGGCGCCCGACGCTGAGCATCGTGATGCCGGTGTTCGACACCGAGCCGGCGTGGCTCGACGACGCCATTCGCTCAGTGCGCGACCAGGTCTACGGGAACTGGGAGCTGTGCATCGGCGACGACGGGTCGACGAAGCAGGCGACGCTCGACGTGCTCGACCGCCACGCCGGGGAGGACGCCCGCATCCGCACCATCCACCTCCCGGTGCGCCAGGGCATCAGCGCCGCCTCCAACGCCGCCCTCTCGCTGGCCACCGGCGATCTGGTGGGATTCCTCGACCACGACGACGAGCTGAAGCCGCACGCCCTCGGCGAGATCGCGCTCGCCCTCGACGACCAGCCGGACCTCGACATGGTGTACACGGACGAGGACAAGCGCGAGCCCGACGGCCGCCTGGTCGACCCGTTCTTCAAGCCGGACTGGTCGCCCGACCAGCTCATGTCGCAGAACTACGTCTGCCATCTCCTCGCCGTGCGGCGCAGCGTGCTCCAGAAGCTGGGAGGGCTGCGCTCCGAGTACGACGGCAGCCAGGACTACGACCTCGTGCTGCGCGTCGCCGAGCTCACGTCCCGGATCGGCCACGTCCCCGAACCGCTCTACACGTGGCGCAAGGTGCCCGGGTCCACCGCCGGTGCCGCCGACGCCAAACCATGGGCCCTCGATGCGGGGCGGCGCGCCCTCCTCGACGCCCTCGCACGCCGGCGCAGGCCCGGGCAGGTCGAGCCCGGTCTGCACCCGACGACGTACCGCGTCCGCTACGCCGTGGTCGGCCAACCCAGGGTCTCGATCCTCGTCCCCACCCGTGACAAGGTCGACATGCTGCGCGGCTGCATCGACAGCGTCGTCGAGCGTTCGACGTACACGAACTACGAGTTCGTGGTGGTCGACAACCAGAGCGCCGAGCCCGACACGCTCGCCTACCTGCGCGGATTCGCCGGCCGCGTCGTCCCGTATCCGTTCCCCTTCAACTACGCCCGGATGATGAACCTGGCGGCGTCCGAGGCGCGCGGCGACCTCCTCCTGTTCCTCAACAACGACACCCAGGTCATCACACCGGACTGGCTGGAGGCGATGATCGAGCACGCGCAGCGGCCCGAGGTGGGCATCGTCGGCCCCCGGCTGCTCTACCCCGACGGCAACCCGCAGCACGAAGGCACGATCGTCGGCCACAAGGGCGGGCACGCCGGCAACGTCGACCACGGTGGGTACCACGGGCTCGGCGAGATGGTGCGCAACTGCTCGGCCGTCACCGGCGCGTGCATGATGATCCGGCCGTCCCTGTACTGGCGCCTCGGCGGCCACGAGGAGCGACTGCGCATCGCATGGAACGACGTCGACCTGTGCCTGCGCGTGCGCCAGGCCGGCCATGAGGTGGTGTACACGCCGTTCGCCCAGCTGTTCCACGTCGAGGGGGGTACCCGTGGGTACCACGCCCACGTCGTCGACGACGACTTCTTCGAGGCCCGGTGGGTCACCCACAAGTGCCTCGACCCCTACTACAACGCCAACCTCGAACGGCTCCACCCCTTCCGCATTCGGAGCTGA
- a CDS encoding class I SAM-dependent methyltransferase gives MKYEAEIDLRNANTSHALLVELVGRERRVLDVGCAGGDLGRMLKRRGCTVSGVEIDPAAAEAARHALDEVLVGDAAELDLVGHFGGASFDVVVFGDVLEHLVDPVAVLRRIGPLLDAGGSVVASVPNVAHGSVRLALLQGRFEYRSLGLLDDTHLRFFTRGSVHQLFRDAGLSPVDVRRTTVGVFDTEVPLRREEFDEGVVDAVVGDPESLTYQFVLRAVPEDGSGAVSPQAAGVAPPPASVRCRVGVWGDFDVGNVRSALILRVTCAEIARRIAGATVRPFSSSDHRAGPHDGGLAVEPLGPWSPERAAALAAELDCVVIAGDLPEPLQAELDDGRHPTRFLYEGVAHEAGDDCPHVWSAVGLPRGPQAQRARGAGAIERGDAEPAYRAVLEAGSPDAVAAAADGGAVPVPDPLLLVPRLLNPEAVARRLELVRLMGWYPEHGPTVVVEVDGGLLPWAGAVAEALDAAVAASDAGVVLVDAGRDYDGPAAAAAVAAAMGARVHVVPADAVADDLVAVFAGAAAVAVRSATGAALGLAYERPMAYVSIGNDASLGHLAEVNGAIDGLLGHPRELHGLLDSERFRPTVGVAAKLQTRLDTHFDRIAAVADAAAAARPRAVSTTPVLAPSEYIAAVETAHRRMQARLDTERRAVAKRLSELRRRHGALAAERDALAARLAAVADDTAARDEREADLRRQRDDAVAQLDALQGILVLRVLRPARAVYARLRGGRL, from the coding sequence ATGAAGTACGAGGCGGAGATCGATCTCCGCAACGCCAACACCAGCCACGCCCTGCTCGTCGAGCTCGTCGGCCGAGAGCGCCGGGTCCTCGACGTCGGCTGCGCCGGCGGGGACCTGGGCCGAATGCTCAAGCGTCGCGGGTGCACCGTGTCGGGCGTCGAGATCGACCCGGCAGCCGCCGAAGCGGCCCGGCACGCGCTCGACGAGGTCCTCGTCGGTGACGCGGCCGAGCTCGACCTGGTGGGCCACTTCGGGGGGGCGAGCTTCGACGTCGTCGTCTTCGGCGACGTCCTTGAGCACCTGGTGGACCCGGTCGCCGTGCTGCGCCGGATTGGTCCCCTACTCGACGCCGGGGGGTCGGTCGTCGCCTCGGTCCCCAACGTGGCCCACGGATCCGTGCGCCTTGCCCTGCTGCAGGGGAGGTTCGAGTACCGGTCACTCGGCCTCCTCGACGACACCCACCTGCGCTTCTTCACCCGCGGTTCGGTGCACCAGCTGTTCCGTGACGCCGGCCTGTCGCCCGTCGACGTGCGGCGCACGACCGTCGGGGTCTTCGACACCGAGGTCCCCCTCCGCCGGGAGGAGTTCGACGAGGGCGTGGTCGACGCCGTGGTCGGTGACCCGGAGTCGCTCACCTACCAGTTCGTCCTCCGTGCCGTGCCCGAGGACGGTTCCGGCGCGGTCAGCCCGCAGGCCGCCGGGGTCGCCCCCCCGCCGGCCTCGGTGAGGTGCCGGGTCGGTGTCTGGGGCGACTTCGACGTCGGCAACGTGCGCAGCGCGCTGATCCTGCGGGTGACGTGCGCGGAGATCGCCCGCCGCATCGCCGGGGCGACCGTCCGGCCGTTCTCGTCCAGCGACCACCGGGCGGGCCCGCACGACGGCGGACTGGCGGTCGAGCCGCTGGGCCCCTGGTCGCCGGAACGAGCGGCGGCGCTGGCGGCCGAGCTCGACTGCGTCGTCATCGCGGGCGACCTGCCGGAGCCGCTCCAGGCCGAGCTGGACGACGGCCGGCACCCGACCCGCTTCCTCTACGAGGGCGTGGCGCACGAGGCGGGCGACGACTGCCCGCACGTATGGAGCGCGGTGGGCCTCCCACGGGGGCCGCAGGCACAGCGGGCCCGTGGGGCGGGCGCCATCGAACGGGGCGACGCCGAGCCGGCGTACCGGGCGGTCCTCGAGGCCGGCTCCCCCGACGCGGTGGCCGCTGCCGCCGACGGCGGCGCCGTCCCCGTCCCCGACCCGCTGCTCCTCGTCCCCCGGCTCCTGAACCCCGAGGCTGTGGCCAGGCGGCTTGAGCTCGTGCGGCTCATGGGGTGGTACCCCGAGCACGGGCCGACGGTCGTCGTGGAGGTCGACGGCGGTCTCCTGCCGTGGGCCGGTGCGGTCGCCGAGGCGCTCGACGCCGCCGTCGCCGCGTCCGACGCCGGCGTCGTGCTCGTCGACGCCGGCCGTGACTACGACGGCCCGGCTGCCGCCGCCGCCGTCGCCGCCGCCATGGGTGCCCGCGTCCACGTGGTCCCGGCCGACGCCGTCGCCGACGACCTGGTGGCCGTCTTCGCCGGCGCCGCCGCCGTGGCCGTGCGCTCGGCGACGGGCGCCGCGCTCGGGCTCGCCTACGAGCGCCCCATGGCCTACGTGAGCATCGGGAACGATGCGAGCCTCGGCCACCTGGCGGAGGTGAACGGAGCCATCGACGGCCTCCTCGGCCATCCCCGTGAGCTGCACGGGCTGCTCGACAGCGAACGGTTCCGGCCGACGGTCGGTGTGGCCGCCAAGCTCCAGACCCGCCTCGACACCCACTTCGATCGCATCGCCGCCGTCGCCGACGCCGCTGCCGCCGCCCGCCCGCGCGCCGTGAGCACGACGCCGGTCCTGGCCCCGTCGGAGTACATCGCCGCCGTGGAGACGGCCCACCGGCGCATGCAAGCGCGACTCGACACCGAGCGGCGTGCAGTGGCAAAACGCCTGTCCGAGCTCCGCCGGCGCCATGGAGCCCTGGCCGCCGAGCGCGACGCCCTCGCCGCCCGCCTGGCCGCCGTGGCCGACGACACGGCCGCCCGCGACGAGCGCGAAGCCGACCTGCGGCGCCAGCGTGACGACGCCGTGGCGCAGCTCGACGCGTTGCAGGGCATCCTCGTGCTCCGCGTCCTCCGACCCGCACGGGCCGTCTACGCACGGCTGCGTGGCGGGCGCCTGTGA